A genomic window from Labrus bergylta chromosome 7, fLabBer1.1, whole genome shotgun sequence includes:
- the setd6 gene encoding N-lysine methyltransferase setd6 isoform X2, with protein MLSRIISFVVDDGLALSPLHNFLQWCQSVGLVLSNKVCVSKEGTVAEYGMLARDDIEEGEVLFTIPRSALLHQGTTKVSVLLEKERSSLDGSSGWVPLLLALFYEYTSPQSHWKPYLSLWTNFKTLDHPMFWSKEERDRLLRGTGIPEAVDTDLANIQKEYTDVVLPFIKKHPDLWDPNTHTMELYTLLVAFVMAYSFQEPQEEDDEEEEEEDEEEDEKAPNPPMMVPMADMLNHVSNHNANLEFTPDSLKMVCVRPIHKGEEVFNTYGQMANWQLLHMYGFTESYHSNSNDTADIPITNFYKVVTQDIQSDMERQLVEEKWEMLCQIMQEKATFVFGKQGCLTDTELHTALKVLCMSKEEFSEFKDDEGWEEDEEDDEKISLAFCNDGVPGLKTSWRRLIHEAARLTVRSYSKEGEAVDSDQTLIENQARLSSRQQRALQVRWGQKSILYRLMELTKS; from the exons ATGTTGTCTCGTATTATTAGCTTCGTG GTAGATGATGGTTTGGCGCTCAGTCCCCTGCACAACTTCCTGCAGTGGTGCCAGAGTGTCGGATTGGTACTCAGCAATAAG gtgtgtgtgagtaaagAAGGAACTGTGGCAGAATATGGCATGCTGGCGAGGGACGACATCGAGGAGGGGGAGGTTTTGTTTACAATCCCCAGATCTGCTCTTCTTCATCAGGGGACGACAAAGGTCTCTGTCCTGCTAGAGAAAG AGAGGTCATCTCTGGATGGCTCATCTGGCTGGGTTCCTCTTTTACTGGCTCTGTTTTACGAGTATACATCCCCACAGTCCCACTGGAAACCCTACCTCTCTCTGTGGACCAACTTCAAGACACTGGACCATCCCATGTTCTG GTctaaagaggagagggacagGCTGTTAAGAGGGACAGGTATCCCCGAGGCTGTGGACACAGACCTGGCTAACATCCAGAAGGAATACACTGACGTCGTCCTGCCTTTCATCAAAAAGCATCCTGACCTTTGGGacccgaacacacacacaatggagcTGTACACACTCCTGGTGGCTTTTGTCATGGCTTACAG TTTCCAAGAGCCacaagaggaagatgatgaggaggaggaggaggaggatgaggaggaggacgagaagGCTCCCAACCCACCTATGATGGTTCCCATGGCAGACATGCTCAACCACGTGTCCAATCACAATGCTAATCTAGAGTTTACACCG GACAGTCTAAAGATGGTCTGCGTGCGCCCCATTCATAAAGGAGAGGAGGTGTTTAACACCTACGGACAGATGGCCAACTGGCAGCTGCTTCATATGTACGGTTTCACAGAGTCGTATCATAGCAACAGCAACGACACGGCCGACATCCCCATCACCAACTTCTACAAAGTGGTCACACAAG ATATTCAGTCTGACATGGAGCGACAGCTTGTGGAGGAGAAGTGGGAGATGCTGTGTCAGATAATGCAAGAAAAAGCAACCTTTGTCTTTGGCAAACAGGGCTGCCTTACAGACACGGAGCTGCACACTGCACTCAAG GTCCTGTGCATGTCAAAGGAGGAGTTCTCAGAGTTCAAAGACGATGAAGGAtgggaggaggatgaagaggacgACGAGAAGATTTCCCTCGCTTTCTGTAACGACGGCGTCCCTGGATTAAAGACGTCATGGAGACGGTTGATTCATGAGGCAGCCCGTCTCACAGTGAGGTCCTACAGTAAAGAGGGGGAGGCTGTGGACAGTGACCAGACGCTGATAGAGAACCAGGCAAGGCTGAGCAGCAGGCAGCAGAGAGCACTGCAGGTACGCTGGGGACAGAAGAGCATCCTGTACAGACTGATGGAACTCACCAAGTCATGA
- the setd6 gene encoding N-lysine methyltransferase setd6 isoform X1 — MATEAKRHKVDDGLALSPLHNFLQWCQSVGLVLSNKVCVSKEGTVAEYGMLARDDIEEGEVLFTIPRSALLHQGTTKVSVLLEKERSSLDGSSGWVPLLLALFYEYTSPQSHWKPYLSLWTNFKTLDHPMFWSKEERDRLLRGTGIPEAVDTDLANIQKEYTDVVLPFIKKHPDLWDPNTHTMELYTLLVAFVMAYSFQEPQEEDDEEEEEEDEEEDEKAPNPPMMVPMADMLNHVSNHNANLEFTPDSLKMVCVRPIHKGEEVFNTYGQMANWQLLHMYGFTESYHSNSNDTADIPITNFYKVVTQDIQSDMERQLVEEKWEMLCQIMQEKATFVFGKQGCLTDTELHTALKVLCMSKEEFSEFKDDEGWEEDEEDDEKISLAFCNDGVPGLKTSWRRLIHEAARLTVRSYSKEGEAVDSDQTLIENQARLSSRQQRALQVRWGQKSILYRLMELTKS, encoded by the exons ATGGCAACAGAGGCGAAACGACACAAG GTAGATGATGGTTTGGCGCTCAGTCCCCTGCACAACTTCCTGCAGTGGTGCCAGAGTGTCGGATTGGTACTCAGCAATAAG gtgtgtgtgagtaaagAAGGAACTGTGGCAGAATATGGCATGCTGGCGAGGGACGACATCGAGGAGGGGGAGGTTTTGTTTACAATCCCCAGATCTGCTCTTCTTCATCAGGGGACGACAAAGGTCTCTGTCCTGCTAGAGAAAG AGAGGTCATCTCTGGATGGCTCATCTGGCTGGGTTCCTCTTTTACTGGCTCTGTTTTACGAGTATACATCCCCACAGTCCCACTGGAAACCCTACCTCTCTCTGTGGACCAACTTCAAGACACTGGACCATCCCATGTTCTG GTctaaagaggagagggacagGCTGTTAAGAGGGACAGGTATCCCCGAGGCTGTGGACACAGACCTGGCTAACATCCAGAAGGAATACACTGACGTCGTCCTGCCTTTCATCAAAAAGCATCCTGACCTTTGGGacccgaacacacacacaatggagcTGTACACACTCCTGGTGGCTTTTGTCATGGCTTACAG TTTCCAAGAGCCacaagaggaagatgatgaggaggaggaggaggaggatgaggaggaggacgagaagGCTCCCAACCCACCTATGATGGTTCCCATGGCAGACATGCTCAACCACGTGTCCAATCACAATGCTAATCTAGAGTTTACACCG GACAGTCTAAAGATGGTCTGCGTGCGCCCCATTCATAAAGGAGAGGAGGTGTTTAACACCTACGGACAGATGGCCAACTGGCAGCTGCTTCATATGTACGGTTTCACAGAGTCGTATCATAGCAACAGCAACGACACGGCCGACATCCCCATCACCAACTTCTACAAAGTGGTCACACAAG ATATTCAGTCTGACATGGAGCGACAGCTTGTGGAGGAGAAGTGGGAGATGCTGTGTCAGATAATGCAAGAAAAAGCAACCTTTGTCTTTGGCAAACAGGGCTGCCTTACAGACACGGAGCTGCACACTGCACTCAAG GTCCTGTGCATGTCAAAGGAGGAGTTCTCAGAGTTCAAAGACGATGAAGGAtgggaggaggatgaagaggacgACGAGAAGATTTCCCTCGCTTTCTGTAACGACGGCGTCCCTGGATTAAAGACGTCATGGAGACGGTTGATTCATGAGGCAGCCCGTCTCACAGTGAGGTCCTACAGTAAAGAGGGGGAGGCTGTGGACAGTGACCAGACGCTGATAGAGAACCAGGCAAGGCTGAGCAGCAGGCAGCAGAGAGCACTGCAGGTACGCTGGGGACAGAAGAGCATCCTGTACAGACTGATGGAACTCACCAAGTCATGA